The DNA segment TTACTAAAAACTGCACGTGTGACGATAAATGGGGATACTTTATCTCCCATCGCTATATTCAAAAGATTACAAGGGACACGAAAATTTTTACTTGAAAGCTCGTTAAAATATGAAGCATCTGGTCGCTATTCCTTTATTGGAGCAAATCCCGTGAAAGAATTTCGAGGGTCATCTCGTGAGTTAGTGGAGACTTCCCTATTAACTGGTAAAGTGATTACACATAGTGGTAAACCAATAGAATTATTAAAAACCTTACTACCCGTTGTAGAGGAAACGAATGAGTTTCCATTTAGCGGGGGTGCGGTTGGGTATATTGGTTATGATACGATCGCCCAATATGAAGACATCGGTCCCGCATTACCTGATGATAAAAAAATGCCTGATATTCACTTACTGGTTTATGAAACAGTCATTGTTTACGATCATCTTAAACAAGATGTCACCATTTTACACACAGGGTCAACTCCAAGTGAAATCGAAGAAATCGAGCACCAACTTGCTATAAAAGAAATTGAAGAAGTATCTACACAAGCAAAACTTACTTTCACATCAAATGTGACGAAGGAAGCCTTTATGGATAACGTCTTGCAGGCAAAAGAATTAATCCGCGCTGGAGATATTTTTCAAGTTGTTTTATCTCAACGTTTACAAGCGCCTTTTTCTGGTGATTCATTCGCATTATATAGAAAACTAAGAAAACAAAATCCTTCTCCATATATGTTTTATGTTGATTTTGACGAACATGTAGTACTCGGTGCTTCTCCTGAAAGTTTGATGAGCATTCAAGGAAAACGTGTGACTACCAATCCAATTGCAGGCACGAGACGACGAGGACAGACTCCAGAAGAAGATGTAAAACTTGAAAAAGAACTTCTCGCCGACCCAAAAGAAATCGCTGAACACCGGATGCTAGTAGACTTAGGTAGAAATGATTTAGGTCGAATTAGTGAAGTTGGCAGCATCCATTTGACAAAATACATGGAAATCGAAAAGTATCAACATGTTATGCATATCGTTTCTGAAGTCGCGGGTACATTAAGTGGTGACCAACACCCTTTAGATGCACTCGTCTCATGTTTACCAGCGGGTACGGTATCAGGGGCTCCTAAAATTCGTGCCATGCAAGTTATTCAAGAAATGGAAAATGTGAAGCGCGGCGTTTATGGTGGGGCAGTTGGTTATATCGGGTTCAATGGCAATATCGATATTGCGCTAGCTATTCGAACATTAGTGGTTAAAAATCAAACCGCTTACGTCCAAGCTGGTGCCGGAATTGTTTATGATTCCAATCCACAAGCGGAATTTGAAGAAACATTACACAAAGCGAAATCCTTACTTGAGGTGTTGTCATGATTTTACTACTGGATCACTACGATTCATTTACTTATAACTTATATCAAAGCCTATCGATGCTCGGTGAAGATGTAAAAGTTGTTCGTTATGATGAGATTACTATAGAAGAAATCCGTCAGATGAACCCTAAAGCCATCGTCTTATCACCTGGACCTGGTTCGCCAAATGAAAAGTTACATTCCCTATCAATAATCAATGAATTTTATAAAACGGTGCCCATGCTTGGCGTTTGTTTAGGGCATCAACTGCTCGGCGTAGCATTTGGAGGAAAGATCAAACGTGCCACACAAGTAATGCATGGGAAAATATCTTCAGTTCGTCATTCACATGCAGGAATGTTTGCATACTTATCGCAGCCTTTACCTGTTATGCGCTACCATTCACTCGTGTTAGAAGACTTACCAAGTTGCTTTAAAACTACCGCCATATCAATGGATGATCAATGCATTATGGCAATACAACATGAGGAATACCCTCTTTACGGTTTACAATTTCACCCGGAATCCATAGGGACTCGAGATGGTGAAAAAATCCTTCAAGCCTTTTTAACAGATATAGCTTAAACAAAGCTTAGCAGAGGAGAGATTGAGATGAGAAGATTTATAGACAGTGTACGTGCAGGTACTTCACTAACGTACAACGAGATGAGAGAAGCAACGAACACCATGTTTTCAGAAGATATTAATGCCGATGATATCGCGAATTTCTTAACCGCACTATCCATAAAAGGCGAAACAACAGAAGAAATTGCGGCACTAGTTGAAGTGTTAAAAGACAACGCTACCCAAATTCCTGTAACTTCCCCTTCCGTGTTTGATAATTGCGGGACAGGTGGCGATGGTTCGCAAAGTTTTAATATCAGTACAACTTCTTCCTTTGTACTAGCAGGAGCCGGTTTAAAAGTCGCTAAACACGGAAATCGTAGTATTTCTAGCCGAACTGGGAGCGCCGATGTATTAGAAGAACTTGGAATTGCTTTAGATTTTCAACCACGCGAAGTGAATGAATTACTGAAGCAAACAAATATCGCCTTTTTATTCGCACCACATGTCCATCCAAAAATGAAACGAATTCAAATCATTCGTAAATCTTTAGGTAAACCGACCATTTTCAATATTATTGGTCCGTTAACAAATCCCGTCTCTTTATCCTCACAAATGGTCGGAGTTTATCGTCAAGACAAACTAATGGATTTAGCCGCTGTCCTCCATCGTATCGGTCGAAAACGAGCGATCGTATTAACTGGTGCAGGCGGCATGGATGAAGCATCTCTAGTTGGAGACAACCACCTTGTTCTAATGGATGAAGGAGAATGTATTCCATTCACTCTAAATGCTCAAGAAGTAGGCTTATCCAATGCCCCGCTTGAAGCGATTCGCGGTGGAGATGCAAAAGAAAACGCGGAAATACTAAAAAGCGTTTTACGTGGAGAACCCTCAGCTTATCTAGATACAGTCTTGTTAAATGCAGGGATTGGTTTATTCGCAGCAGGTGTCTCGTCAACCATTCAAGACGGCGTTCATCAAGCCAGAAAAAGTATTCAATCCGGTCGGGCGCTTAGTGTCATGGAATCGGTAGTTGCTTATAGTCAAAACCGAAGTCACCTGGAGGTAAACGCATGACTATTTTAGAGCAGATTTTAGAAGTTAAAAAACAAGAAGTTGAAGAATTATTGAAACAACGACCATTTAAATTGACCCAAGCACCTGTAGAAAAGCCTTCCTTATTCAAGACATTATATAACGCACAACACTTACACGTGATCTCTGAAATTAAACGTGCCTCCCCTTCTAAAGGGTTAATTGAAGGAAATGTAAACCCTGTACAGCAGGCATTGGCTTATGAAAGAGCTGGAGCTGCAGCGATTTCCGTGTTAACGGATCAACAATTTTTTAGAGGATCTATGGCAGATTTACAAGCTGTATCCGTAGCTGTTGGGCTCCCTGTTTTATGCAAAGATTTTATTATCCATCACTTGCAAATTGAGCAAGCTAAACGGGCTGGTGCTTCTATTATTCTATTAATAGTGGCTGCACTTGAACAAGAGAAGCTTCACGAGTTGTTTGATTATGCTACAACTCTAGATTTAGAAGTTTTGGTAGAAGTTCACGATTTAGAAGAATTACAAAGAGCATTATCGATAGAGGCCAAACTTATTGGTGTAAATAATCGAAATTTAAAAACGTTCGAAGTTGATTTGGCTAGAACAGCAGAAATTGCTGCACACTTCCCTTTTCATGAACAGCGTGTGTTAATTAGTGAAAGTGGAATTCAAGACGCTGCTGATGCAGTAACTGTTTCACGAGTTGGTGCTCGTGCAGTACTTGTCGGTGAAACATTAATGCGTAGTAAAAACATTGGTGAAACATTACGTTCGTTTCACGTGAAACATGGTGAGGTTTGATGACGAAGGTTAAAATATGTGGATTAATGGAACTTGAACACGTAAAAGTAGCTGTACAATCAGGTGCTGATGCAGTTGGATTTGTATTTGCCAAAAGCCGTCGACAAGTAACAGTTGAACATGCGAAGTTGCTTGCAACAGTAGTTCCTATTGGGGTTTTAAAAATTGGTGTTTTCGTAAATGAGACTTTAGAAGAAGTGGAACGCATTGCGAGAGAAGTCCCTCTAGATGTGATTCAACTACACGGTGATGAAAATCCGGAGTATGTTCGCAGAGTTTCCTTACCAACTATTAAAGCGCTATCGATAACGACTTTAGAAGATGTAAAGAACGCTTCCCGATTTGATGTCGATTATTTTTTATTTGATGCACCAGGTGTTGAATTTCGTGGAGGTTCAGGGCATTCATTTGATTGGACACTACTTGCGAAGGCGAATATTTCCAATGACAAAGTCATCTTAGCAGGCGGACTGACTGAAAACAATATAAGTGAGGCAATCCACATCGTAAAACCCTTTATGGTAGATGTATCAAGCGGCGTCGAGACAGAGCAACATAAAGACGGCGTCAAAATTAGAACCTTTATACGTACAGTTAAAGATGAGGAGAGATAAGGATGACGACAACTTATAATCAACCTAACGCAACTGGTCATTATGGTCGATTCGGTGGACGATTTGTACCTGAAACCTTGATGCAAGCAGTGATTGAATTAGAAGAAGCCTATGAATTAGCGATTAAGGACGAACAATTTTTAAAAGATTTCCGTTATTACTTAAAAGATTATGTTGGGCGAGAGAACCCTCTTTACTTTGCAGAACGCTTAACGAAAAAAATGGGTGGCGCAAAGATTTATTTAAAACGTGAAGATCTCAATCACACTGGTGCACACAAGATTAACAATACCATTGGCCAAGCTTTACTTGCCGTTCGTATGGGTAAACGTAAAATCGTCGCTGAAACTGGCGCGGGTCAGCATGGCGTGGCAACTGCTACAGTCTGTGCACTGTTTGATTTGGAATGTGTCGTCTTCATGGGCGAAGAAGACGTTCGTCGTCAGCAATTGAATGTTTTCCGTATGGAATTATTAGGGGCAAAAGTTGTTACCGTGACACAAGGTAGCAGAACGTTAAAAGATGCGGTAAATGAAGCGCTTCGTTACTGGGTGACGAATGTTGGTGATACTCACTATATTATGGGATCCGTACTTGGCCCTCACCCCTTCCCTAAAATTGTGCGTGATTTCCAGCGTGTCATTGGCGATGAAACTCGTAAGCAAATTGTTGAAAAAGAGGGTCGTCTACCCGATGCAATCGTTGCTTGTATAGGCGGCGGTAGTAACGCCATGGGAATGTTTTATCCATTCATAAATGATGAAGATGTAAAATTGTTCGGTGTCGAAGCTGCCGGTTCAGGATTAGAAACTGATAAACACGCTGCCACATTAACAAAAGGTTCTGTAGGAGTGTTGCACGGAGCTCTCATGTATTTACTGCAAGATGATGCAGGTCAAATTCAAGAAGCTCATTCCATTTCAGCAGGGCTCGACTATCCTGGTATCGGACCCGAACATAGCTACCTACATGAAAGCGGCCGTGTAAAATATACAGCCGTAACTGATGACCAAGCTCTAGCGGCTGTAAAAATGCTTGCTCAAACTGAAGGTATCCTCCCCGCTCTTGAATCTGCACATGCGATTCATTTTGCTGGTGAATTGGCTGCTTCGATGAGCACAGATGAAATTGTCGTAATTTGTTTATCAGGACGTGGAGACAAAGATGTTGTCACTGTCCGTGACGCCCTTGGAGGTGGATTGAATGACTAAATATAAATTACAAGACGCGATTGAAAAACAAGTTGCAACTGGTGGTCGAGCCTTTATTCCGTATATTATGGCCGGTGACGGTGGACTATCGAAACTTCGTGAGCAATTACTATTTCTTCAACAATCTGGTGCAACTGCGGTAGAACTCGGTATACCATTTTCTGATCCTGTCGCAGATGGACCGACGATTCAAGAAGCAGGTAAACGTGCTTTAGCTGAAGGTACAACGTTGCGGGGAGTGTTGGAAGAAATCGGGCGTTTACATGATGAAGTGACAATTCCAATTGTCTTGATGACCTATTTGAATCCAGTGTTTCAATACGGCATCGAGGCGTTTGCAAAGGATTGTGCAAAAGTTGGCGTGAGTGGATTGATTGTCCCAGATTTGCCACTTGAAGAAAGTGCAATGGTGCATGATGAATTTATTAAACACGATTTAGCACTTGTCCAATTAGTGAGTTTAACAAGTCCAGCCGAACGAATCGAACGTATCGCAAAAGCTTCAGAAGGCTTCTTATACGCCGTAACGGTAACTGGTATCACTGGTGCCCGAGCAGAATTTGCAGCTAACGTCGGGGAGCATTTAGCGAATTTAAAAGAAGTAAGTACCGTTCCGGTCATGGCTGGATTCGGGATATCCACGCCTGAGCAAGTTCGAGAAATGGGCAAACTAGCCGATGGTGTTATTGTAGGCAGTCGAATTGTCGATGCTTTACATACGGGTGATTTGGATAGTATTCGTGCGTTAATTGCTGCCTCTAAAGCAGTGGAAATCATTTGATAGAAACTAGTTAGACCTCCTGCGCTCGCGCAAGAGGTCTTTTTTTAGGAGAAAATTGGGTGTAGCGGAATAAACATTGGCTGTAGCGGATTAAAACCCTTGCGTAGCCGATTAAACTAACAGTGTAGCGGATTAAACTGACTACTTTGCCGAATAAACTCATGGTGTAGCCGATTAAAACTGGATTAGCCTATATTATATGTGATTGCGATGTTTAGGTAAGGATGAATCTGGTTTTTGCTTTGTAGAAAGCAATGGAATTCATTTTATCGTAACTAGTAACCTCCTGCGCTCGCGCAAATTGTTCTGCACGAAAAAAGCATCGCTAAAAGCGATACTTTTTTCTCAATCTGGTTTCATTCAAATTTGATATCCCCTGATTTCTTAATGACACGTCCAATTGACGATTCTAATTGATTGATTGGGTCGTGATCACGTATAGCCCCAAAATCAAGACCTGTCATCACTTCAATTTTGGAAATTGGTACTTGATAAGTTTTATATTCACCGTATGCAAATTCCAAATCCTCAGTAAGATTTTTTTGAGTCTGCAGATAAGCTGTTGCAGATAAGCTCCCATCTTCCTTAACAATTACAGCTATTTTCCAAAACTCTGCAGGTATCTGAATTCCTCTATAAGTAATGTCATCTACCTTAAAAACTGGTCCTGTAAACACTGTCACTTTAAGATTTGAGTTTTTAGCATTGTGTAAAATATAATTCTCCAGATCCAGCCAGCTTTTTTGATTCAGATTACTGTGCTGTGGAGCACAATTTGTAAAATGGAACGTATCCTTATTCGCCTTTTCCGCTGACTCTCCCCAATTAGGATCGCGCCTGCGGACAAGATGTCCCCGATCAAGCGGATTATTTTTATATAATTCAGGTCCGCATTGGTACTCTATTTTAATGCGAGAATCGAAATACCAATTATCATTACGTTCAATATCTATCAATTGATTACCGTCAATATTTACCACCGTATAATATGCTAAACGGCGTGACTTGCTCATGACAATTGAAAAGTTCGTATAATTGAGCACATTGCTTCCGTCTTGTAACTGAGCAATATCATCTTCAAGATCAGACATGAATGTCGGAAGTGGCAATTCATGTTCGTCACCTAGAAATCTCGCGTCATAACCGGTCGAACCTTCATACCATGAGGCGCTTAAATCCTCAACTACCATCTCTTCATTAGTATACTCAGGGACTTCACACCCCTGCTCGATAAAATTAATTAATAATTTTTGAGCATCATTTAAGTTTGAACATTGTTCCGTGACAAACTGGAGAATACTACTGATTCGAATTCCTTCATTGGCTATGAATTCAGCCGGGTTCTTTGGATCGGGAACTCCCGCATGGTGGAGGGAGATTACGATCCATTCGTCATTAAATACAGGTGAACCGGAAGAACCAGGCATGGTGTCTGTTGTGTAGTGAATATAATTGTCAAATACATCTAAAATTTGATTCTCTCTGATTGCTACAGCTTTATGTGCTCCAGAAGGATGTTGAATAATTGATACATATTCACCAACCAAAGCTTTCCCTGTTTGCGAGATGAGAGGCAAGAACCCAAAATTACTCACTTTTGTGCCATCATCAGACACTTCCTCTATAGCGACTAATGTGAAATCAAGC comes from the Paenisporosarcina antarctica genome and includes:
- the trpE gene encoding anthranilate synthase component I; this translates as MQTNLLKTARVTINGDTLSPIAIFKRLQGTRKFLLESSLKYEASGRYSFIGANPVKEFRGSSRELVETSLLTGKVITHSGKPIELLKTLLPVVEETNEFPFSGGAVGYIGYDTIAQYEDIGPALPDDKKMPDIHLLVYETVIVYDHLKQDVTILHTGSTPSEIEEIEHQLAIKEIEEVSTQAKLTFTSNVTKEAFMDNVLQAKELIRAGDIFQVVLSQRLQAPFSGDSFALYRKLRKQNPSPYMFYVDFDEHVVLGASPESLMSIQGKRVTTNPIAGTRRRGQTPEEDVKLEKELLADPKEIAEHRMLVDLGRNDLGRISEVGSIHLTKYMEIEKYQHVMHIVSEVAGTLSGDQHPLDALVSCLPAGTVSGAPKIRAMQVIQEMENVKRGVYGGAVGYIGFNGNIDIALAIRTLVVKNQTAYVQAGAGIVYDSNPQAEFEETLHKAKSLLEVLS
- a CDS encoding anthranilate synthase component II, whose product is MILLLDHYDSFTYNLYQSLSMLGEDVKVVRYDEITIEEIRQMNPKAIVLSPGPGSPNEKLHSLSIINEFYKTVPMLGVCLGHQLLGVAFGGKIKRATQVMHGKISSVRHSHAGMFAYLSQPLPVMRYHSLVLEDLPSCFKTTAISMDDQCIMAIQHEEYPLYGLQFHPESIGTRDGEKILQAFLTDIA
- the trpD gene encoding anthranilate phosphoribosyltransferase, producing the protein MRRFIDSVRAGTSLTYNEMREATNTMFSEDINADDIANFLTALSIKGETTEEIAALVEVLKDNATQIPVTSPSVFDNCGTGGDGSQSFNISTTSSFVLAGAGLKVAKHGNRSISSRTGSADVLEELGIALDFQPREVNELLKQTNIAFLFAPHVHPKMKRIQIIRKSLGKPTIFNIIGPLTNPVSLSSQMVGVYRQDKLMDLAAVLHRIGRKRAIVLTGAGGMDEASLVGDNHLVLMDEGECIPFTLNAQEVGLSNAPLEAIRGGDAKENAEILKSVLRGEPSAYLDTVLLNAGIGLFAAGVSSTIQDGVHQARKSIQSGRALSVMESVVAYSQNRSHLEVNA
- the trpC gene encoding indole-3-glycerol phosphate synthase TrpC; translation: MTILEQILEVKKQEVEELLKQRPFKLTQAPVEKPSLFKTLYNAQHLHVISEIKRASPSKGLIEGNVNPVQQALAYERAGAAAISVLTDQQFFRGSMADLQAVSVAVGLPVLCKDFIIHHLQIEQAKRAGASIILLIVAALEQEKLHELFDYATTLDLEVLVEVHDLEELQRALSIEAKLIGVNNRNLKTFEVDLARTAEIAAHFPFHEQRVLISESGIQDAADAVTVSRVGARAVLVGETLMRSKNIGETLRSFHVKHGEV
- a CDS encoding phosphoribosylanthranilate isomerase codes for the protein MTKVKICGLMELEHVKVAVQSGADAVGFVFAKSRRQVTVEHAKLLATVVPIGVLKIGVFVNETLEEVERIAREVPLDVIQLHGDENPEYVRRVSLPTIKALSITTLEDVKNASRFDVDYFLFDAPGVEFRGGSGHSFDWTLLAKANISNDKVILAGGLTENNISEAIHIVKPFMVDVSSGVETEQHKDGVKIRTFIRTVKDEER
- the trpB gene encoding tryptophan synthase subunit beta, with the protein product MTTTYNQPNATGHYGRFGGRFVPETLMQAVIELEEAYELAIKDEQFLKDFRYYLKDYVGRENPLYFAERLTKKMGGAKIYLKREDLNHTGAHKINNTIGQALLAVRMGKRKIVAETGAGQHGVATATVCALFDLECVVFMGEEDVRRQQLNVFRMELLGAKVVTVTQGSRTLKDAVNEALRYWVTNVGDTHYIMGSVLGPHPFPKIVRDFQRVIGDETRKQIVEKEGRLPDAIVACIGGGSNAMGMFYPFINDEDVKLFGVEAAGSGLETDKHAATLTKGSVGVLHGALMYLLQDDAGQIQEAHSISAGLDYPGIGPEHSYLHESGRVKYTAVTDDQALAAVKMLAQTEGILPALESAHAIHFAGELAASMSTDEIVVICLSGRGDKDVVTVRDALGGGLND
- the trpA gene encoding tryptophan synthase subunit alpha, coding for MTKYKLQDAIEKQVATGGRAFIPYIMAGDGGLSKLREQLLFLQQSGATAVELGIPFSDPVADGPTIQEAGKRALAEGTTLRGVLEEIGRLHDEVTIPIVLMTYLNPVFQYGIEAFAKDCAKVGVSGLIVPDLPLEESAMVHDEFIKHDLALVQLVSLTSPAERIERIAKASEGFLYAVTVTGITGARAEFAANVGEHLANLKEVSTVPVMAGFGISTPEQVREMGKLADGVIVGSRIVDALHTGDLDSIRALIAASKAVEII
- a CDS encoding DNA/RNA non-specific endonuclease, which encodes MSNKQLDEFQKFNMNLLELQQQQALKRYILRSDERERMARELKSKNPLEVDTPERVALRKSIINPRDGLAIERIIGREDLFPISYLEAGLKAATSVCRIEIRDRIGRVLGYGTGFLVSPSLLLTNNHVLENYDTAQSSVAQFNYEIDLDLNERPMKSFRLTPERFFITDQKLDFTLVAIEEVSDDGTKVSNFGFLPLISQTGKALVGEYVSIIQHPSGAHKAVAIRENQILDVFDNYIHYTTDTMPGSSGSPVFNDEWIVISLHHAGVPDPKNPAEFIANEGIRISSILQFVTEQCSNLNDAQKLLINFIEQGCEVPEYTNEEMVVEDLSASWYEGSTGYDARFLGDEHELPLPTFMSDLEDDIAQLQDGSNVLNYTNFSIVMSKSRRLAYYTVVNIDGNQLIDIERNDNWYFDSRIKIEYQCGPELYKNNPLDRGHLVRRRDPNWGESAEKANKDTFHFTNCAPQHSNLNQKSWLDLENYILHNAKNSNLKVTVFTGPVFKVDDITYRGIQIPAEFWKIAVIVKEDGSLSATAYLQTQKNLTEDLEFAYGEYKTYQVPISKIEVMTGLDFGAIRDHDPINQLESSIGRVIKKSGDIKFE